One stretch of Emys orbicularis isolate rEmyOrb1 chromosome 7, rEmyOrb1.hap1, whole genome shotgun sequence DNA includes these proteins:
- the ITPRIP gene encoding inositol 1,4,5-trisphosphate receptor-interacting protein isoform X2 produces the protein MPAGIFRVCLVVITAIVNHPLLFPKENATVPEYAEDIIQKMKAHEENLRLEQLRLEQEIAGQEAALKALEKAIETEEQNIKEPLPWDLWSAMSMVIFLLIELWRQDYQDGNWQESACEEDDMAVLGKAFKGVALPDKAALANFYERCILGATGDMARKRELVEGFADDLLEALRSVCNRDADMEVEESIGVGSMYENWRVNKPLVCDLIVPFTPPEPYCFRSQTWCSRESVQPDKQGYGTIKVCRADEDAAGCICGKTKLGEDMLCLLHSQTNQTRPSGEMEDLLCFKNTQYLDADQVMKWFQIAITKSWNKISHKYEFDVTFNLLDAPGALKIKFRSGKSIAFNLTPVVQCEDSDAYFISHFPRSGLTADPASSTDWFVTFAVYERRFIHSISKKLPANACHLSCLQILSFLHGKQCSLTGPSSLTNYHLKTVMLHLLQTRPYQDWASENLEARLQDMLKFLEKSLQEKKLCHFFIGNQKVPEVLNFPVVFQKAEPLNLFRPFVLHRDAYRKTVDTFHEMLRNTSALINEYTVHIPSVGHTNMLHKESL, from the coding sequence ATGCCAGCAGGCATCTTCCGGGTGTGTCTGGTGGTGATTACGGCCATCGTCAACCACCCACTCCTCTTCCCCAAAGAGAATGCCACCGTTCCTGAGTACGCTGAGGACATCATCCAGAAGATGAAGGCACATGAGGAGAACCTCCGGCTGGAGCAGCTGCGTTTGGAGCAAGAGATTGCCGGACAGGAGGCCGCGCTAAAGGCTTTGGAAAAGGCCATAGAGACGGAGGAGCAGAACATCAAGGAACCCCTCCCCTGGGACTTGTGGAGCGCCATGTCCATGGTCATCTTCCTGCTGATCGAGCTCTGGAGGCAGGATTACCAAGATGGGAACTGGCAGGAATCAGCCTGTGAGGAAGACGACATGGCCGTTCTAGGGAAAGCATTCAAGGGCGTGGCCCTCCCAGACAAGGCCGCGTTGGCCAACTTCTACGAGAGGTGTATCCTGGGTGCCACTGGTGACATGGCTAGGAAGCGAGAGTTGGTGGAAGGCTTTGCGGATGACTTGCTGGAGGCCCTGAGGAGCGTGTGTAACCGGGACGCCGACATGGAAGTGGAGGAGTCCATAGGGGTGGGGAGCATGTACGAAAATTGGAGGGTGAACAAGCCTTTGGTTTGCGACTTGATCGTCCCTTTCACGCCGCCAGAGCCATACTGTTTCCGATCCCAGACCTGGTGCTCAAGGGAGTCAGTCCAACCAGACAAACAAGGCTACGGCACCATAAAAGTCTGCAGGGCGGATGAGGATGCAGCAGGTTGCATCTGTGGCAagactaagctgggggaagacaTGTTGTGCCTCCTCCATAGCCAAACCAACCAGACCAGGCCCAGCGGTGAGATGGAGGATCTGCTGTGCTTCAAGAACACCCAGTATCTGGATGCCGACCAGGTTATGAAGTGGTTCCAGATCGCGATCACCAAGTCTTGGAACAAAATCTCCCACAAATATGAATTCGACGTCACCTTCAACCTCTTGGACGCACCGGGAGCCCTGAAGATAAAATTCAGGTCTGGGAAGTCCATTGCCTTTAATCTCACCCCTGTGGTACAGTGTGAAGACTCAGATGCCTATTTCATCTCCCATTTCCCCCGCAGCGGCCTGACGGCTGATCCTGCCTCCAGTACTGACTGGTTTGTTACTTTTGCAGTGTACGAGAGGAGGTTCATCCACTCCATCTCCAAAAAGCTGCCTGCCAATGCCTGCCACCTTAGCTGCCTTCAGATCCTCTCCTTCCTTCATGGAAAGCAGTGCAGCTTAACAGGTCCAAGCAGCCTCACCAACTACCACCTGAAGACAGTGATGCTGCATTTACTGCAGACCCGGCCCTATCAGGACTGGGCCTCTGAGAACCTGGAGGCCAGGCTGCAAGACATGCTGAAGTTCCTGGAGAAAAGCCTGCAGGAAAAGAAGCTCTGCCACTTTTTCATTGGAAACCAGAAGGTGCCAGAGGTGCTGAACTTCCCAGTAGTGTTCCAGAAGGCAGAACCACTCAACCTTTTCCGTCCATTTGTTCTGCACAGGGACGCTTACAGAAAGACGGTGGACACGTTTCATGAGATGCTGAGGAACACATCCGCACTGATAAACGAGTACACAGTGCACATTCCCTCTGTGGGACACACAAATATGCTCCACAAAGAATCCCTTTAG
- the ITPRIP gene encoding inositol 1,4,5-trisphosphate receptor-interacting protein isoform X1: protein MFTRVLTLGIVEGIAMPAGIFRVCLVVITAIVNHPLLFPKENATVPEYAEDIIQKMKAHEENLRLEQLRLEQEIAGQEAALKALEKAIETEEQNIKEPLPWDLWSAMSMVIFLLIELWRQDYQDGNWQESACEEDDMAVLGKAFKGVALPDKAALANFYERCILGATGDMARKRELVEGFADDLLEALRSVCNRDADMEVEESIGVGSMYENWRVNKPLVCDLIVPFTPPEPYCFRSQTWCSRESVQPDKQGYGTIKVCRADEDAAGCICGKTKLGEDMLCLLHSQTNQTRPSGEMEDLLCFKNTQYLDADQVMKWFQIAITKSWNKISHKYEFDVTFNLLDAPGALKIKFRSGKSIAFNLTPVVQCEDSDAYFISHFPRSGLTADPASSTDWFVTFAVYERRFIHSISKKLPANACHLSCLQILSFLHGKQCSLTGPSSLTNYHLKTVMLHLLQTRPYQDWASENLEARLQDMLKFLEKSLQEKKLCHFFIGNQKVPEVLNFPVVFQKAEPLNLFRPFVLHRDAYRKTVDTFHEMLRNTSALINEYTVHIPSVGHTNMLHKESL from the exons ATGTTTACCAGGGTACTGACCCTAGGCATTGT GGAAGGAATCGCCATGCCAGCAGGCATCTTCCGGGTGTGTCTGGTGGTGATTACGGCCATCGTCAACCACCCACTCCTCTTCCCCAAAGAGAATGCCACCGTTCCTGAGTACGCTGAGGACATCATCCAGAAGATGAAGGCACATGAGGAGAACCTCCGGCTGGAGCAGCTGCGTTTGGAGCAAGAGATTGCCGGACAGGAGGCCGCGCTAAAGGCTTTGGAAAAGGCCATAGAGACGGAGGAGCAGAACATCAAGGAACCCCTCCCCTGGGACTTGTGGAGCGCCATGTCCATGGTCATCTTCCTGCTGATCGAGCTCTGGAGGCAGGATTACCAAGATGGGAACTGGCAGGAATCAGCCTGTGAGGAAGACGACATGGCCGTTCTAGGGAAAGCATTCAAGGGCGTGGCCCTCCCAGACAAGGCCGCGTTGGCCAACTTCTACGAGAGGTGTATCCTGGGTGCCACTGGTGACATGGCTAGGAAGCGAGAGTTGGTGGAAGGCTTTGCGGATGACTTGCTGGAGGCCCTGAGGAGCGTGTGTAACCGGGACGCCGACATGGAAGTGGAGGAGTCCATAGGGGTGGGGAGCATGTACGAAAATTGGAGGGTGAACAAGCCTTTGGTTTGCGACTTGATCGTCCCTTTCACGCCGCCAGAGCCATACTGTTTCCGATCCCAGACCTGGTGCTCAAGGGAGTCAGTCCAACCAGACAAACAAGGCTACGGCACCATAAAAGTCTGCAGGGCGGATGAGGATGCAGCAGGTTGCATCTGTGGCAagactaagctgggggaagacaTGTTGTGCCTCCTCCATAGCCAAACCAACCAGACCAGGCCCAGCGGTGAGATGGAGGATCTGCTGTGCTTCAAGAACACCCAGTATCTGGATGCCGACCAGGTTATGAAGTGGTTCCAGATCGCGATCACCAAGTCTTGGAACAAAATCTCCCACAAATATGAATTCGACGTCACCTTCAACCTCTTGGACGCACCGGGAGCCCTGAAGATAAAATTCAGGTCTGGGAAGTCCATTGCCTTTAATCTCACCCCTGTGGTACAGTGTGAAGACTCAGATGCCTATTTCATCTCCCATTTCCCCCGCAGCGGCCTGACGGCTGATCCTGCCTCCAGTACTGACTGGTTTGTTACTTTTGCAGTGTACGAGAGGAGGTTCATCCACTCCATCTCCAAAAAGCTGCCTGCCAATGCCTGCCACCTTAGCTGCCTTCAGATCCTCTCCTTCCTTCATGGAAAGCAGTGCAGCTTAACAGGTCCAAGCAGCCTCACCAACTACCACCTGAAGACAGTGATGCTGCATTTACTGCAGACCCGGCCCTATCAGGACTGGGCCTCTGAGAACCTGGAGGCCAGGCTGCAAGACATGCTGAAGTTCCTGGAGAAAAGCCTGCAGGAAAAGAAGCTCTGCCACTTTTTCATTGGAAACCAGAAGGTGCCAGAGGTGCTGAACTTCCCAGTAGTGTTCCAGAAGGCAGAACCACTCAACCTTTTCCGTCCATTTGTTCTGCACAGGGACGCTTACAGAAAGACGGTGGACACGTTTCATGAGATGCTGAGGAACACATCCGCACTGATAAACGAGTACACAGTGCACATTCCCTCTGTGGGACACACAAATATGCTCCACAAAGAATCCCTTTAG